One genomic segment of Macaca fascicularis isolate 582-1 chromosome 19, T2T-MFA8v1.1 includes these proteins:
- the RNF126 gene encoding E3 ubiquitin-protein ligase RNF126 isoform X2, protein MAEASPQPGRYFCHCCSVEIVPRLPDYICPRCESGFIEELPEETRSTENGSAPSTAPTDQSRPPLEGYGQFAFGIFDDSFEIPTFPPGAQADEGRDPESRRERDHPSRHRYGARQPRARLTTRRATGRHEGVPTLEGIIQQLVNGIITPATIPSLGPWGVLHSNPMDYAWGANGLDAIITQLLNQFENTGPPPADKEKIQALPTVPVTEEHVGSGLECPVCKDDYALGERVRQLPCNHLFHDGCIVPWLEQHDSCPVCRKSLTGQNTATNPPGLTGVSFSSSSSSSSSSSPSNENATGNS, encoded by the exons ATGGCCGAGGCGTCGCCGCAGCCCGGACGGTACTTCTGCCACTGCTGCTCCGTGGAGATCGTCCCGCGCCTGCCG GATTATATCTGTCCAAGATGTGAGTCTGGTTTCATTGAGGAGCTTCCGGAAGAGACCAG GAGCACAGAAAATGGTTCTGCCCCCTCCACAGCCCCCACGGACCAGAGCCGGCCACCACTGGAG GGCTACGGACAGTTTGCTTTCGGCATCTTCGATGACAGCTTCGAGATCCCTACGTTCCCTCCTGGGGCTCAGGCTGATGAAGGCAGGGACCCTGAGAGCCGGCGGGAGAGAGACCATCCGTCCCGGCACCGGTATGGCGCCCGGCAGCCCCGCGCCCGCCTCACCACGCGGCGGGCCACCGGCCGGCACGAAGGCGTCCCCACGCTGGAAGG GATCATCCAGCAGCTTGTCAATGGCATCATCAcgcctgccaccatccccagcctggGTCCCTG GGGAGTCCTGCACTCAAACCCTATGGACTACGCCTGGGGGGCCAACGGCCTGGACGCCATCATCACACAG CTCCTCAATCAGTTTGAAAACACGGGCCCCCCACCggcagataaagagaaaatccagGCCCTCCCCACCGTCCCCGTCACCGAGGAGCACGTAG GCTCCGGGCTCGAGTGCCCTGTGTGCAAGGACGACTACGCACTGGGTGAGCGTGTGCGGCAGCTGCCCTGCAACCACCTGTTCCACGACGGCTGCATCGTGCCCTGGCTGGAGCAG CACGACAGCTGCCCCGTCTGCCGAAAAAGCCTCACGGGACAGAACACGGCCACGAACCCCCCGGGCCTCACTGGGGTGAGCTTCTCCTCCTcgtcgtcctcctcctcctccagctcgCCCAGCAACGAGAACGCCACAGGCAACTCGTGA
- the RNF126 gene encoding E3 ubiquitin-protein ligase RNF126 isoform X3: MAEASPQPGRYFCHCCSVEIVPRLPDYICPRCESGFIEELPEETRSTENGSAPSTAPTDQSRPPLEHVDQHLFTLPQGYGQFAFGIFDDSFEIPTFPPGAQADEGRDPESRRERDHPSRHRIIQQLVNGIITPATIPSLGPWGVLHSNPMDYAWGANGLDAIITQLLNQFENTGPPPADKEKIQALPTVPVTEEHVGSGLECPVCKDDYALGERVRQLPCNHLFHDGCIVPWLEQHDSCPVCRKSLTGQNTATNPPGLTGVSFSSSSSSSSSSSPSNENATGNS; encoded by the exons ATGGCCGAGGCGTCGCCGCAGCCCGGACGGTACTTCTGCCACTGCTGCTCCGTGGAGATCGTCCCGCGCCTGCCG GATTATATCTGTCCAAGATGTGAGTCTGGTTTCATTGAGGAGCTTCCGGAAGAGACCAG GAGCACAGAAAATGGTTCTGCCCCCTCCACAGCCCCCACGGACCAGAGCCGGCCACCACTGGAG cACGTGGATCAGCACCTGTTCACGCTGCCGCAGGGCTACGGACAGTTTGCTTTCGGCATCTTCGATGACAGCTTCGAGATCCCTACGTTCCCTCCTGGGGCTCAGGCTGATGAAGGCAGGGACCCTGAGAGCCGGCGGGAGAGAGACCATCCGTCCCGGCACCG GATCATCCAGCAGCTTGTCAATGGCATCATCAcgcctgccaccatccccagcctggGTCCCTG GGGAGTCCTGCACTCAAACCCTATGGACTACGCCTGGGGGGCCAACGGCCTGGACGCCATCATCACACAG CTCCTCAATCAGTTTGAAAACACGGGCCCCCCACCggcagataaagagaaaatccagGCCCTCCCCACCGTCCCCGTCACCGAGGAGCACGTAG GCTCCGGGCTCGAGTGCCCTGTGTGCAAGGACGACTACGCACTGGGTGAGCGTGTGCGGCAGCTGCCCTGCAACCACCTGTTCCACGACGGCTGCATCGTGCCCTGGCTGGAGCAG CACGACAGCTGCCCCGTCTGCCGAAAAAGCCTCACGGGACAGAACACGGCCACGAACCCCCCGGGCCTCACTGGGGTGAGCTTCTCCTCCTcgtcgtcctcctcctcctccagctcgCCCAGCAACGAGAACGCCACAGGCAACTCGTGA
- the RNF126 gene encoding E3 ubiquitin-protein ligase RNF126 isoform X1: MAEASPQPGRYFCHCCSVEIVPRLPDYICPRCESGFIEELPEETRSTENGSAPSTAPTDQSRPPLEHVDQHLFTLPQGYGQFAFGIFDDSFEIPTFPPGAQADEGRDPESRRERDHPSRHRYGARQPRARLTTRRATGRHEGVPTLEGIIQQLVNGIITPATIPSLGPWGVLHSNPMDYAWGANGLDAIITQLLNQFENTGPPPADKEKIQALPTVPVTEEHVGSGLECPVCKDDYALGERVRQLPCNHLFHDGCIVPWLEQHDSCPVCRKSLTGQNTATNPPGLTGVSFSSSSSSSSSSSPSNENATGNS, encoded by the exons ATGGCCGAGGCGTCGCCGCAGCCCGGACGGTACTTCTGCCACTGCTGCTCCGTGGAGATCGTCCCGCGCCTGCCG GATTATATCTGTCCAAGATGTGAGTCTGGTTTCATTGAGGAGCTTCCGGAAGAGACCAG GAGCACAGAAAATGGTTCTGCCCCCTCCACAGCCCCCACGGACCAGAGCCGGCCACCACTGGAG cACGTGGATCAGCACCTGTTCACGCTGCCGCAGGGCTACGGACAGTTTGCTTTCGGCATCTTCGATGACAGCTTCGAGATCCCTACGTTCCCTCCTGGGGCTCAGGCTGATGAAGGCAGGGACCCTGAGAGCCGGCGGGAGAGAGACCATCCGTCCCGGCACCGGTATGGCGCCCGGCAGCCCCGCGCCCGCCTCACCACGCGGCGGGCCACCGGCCGGCACGAAGGCGTCCCCACGCTGGAAGG GATCATCCAGCAGCTTGTCAATGGCATCATCAcgcctgccaccatccccagcctggGTCCCTG GGGAGTCCTGCACTCAAACCCTATGGACTACGCCTGGGGGGCCAACGGCCTGGACGCCATCATCACACAG CTCCTCAATCAGTTTGAAAACACGGGCCCCCCACCggcagataaagagaaaatccagGCCCTCCCCACCGTCCCCGTCACCGAGGAGCACGTAG GCTCCGGGCTCGAGTGCCCTGTGTGCAAGGACGACTACGCACTGGGTGAGCGTGTGCGGCAGCTGCCCTGCAACCACCTGTTCCACGACGGCTGCATCGTGCCCTGGCTGGAGCAG CACGACAGCTGCCCCGTCTGCCGAAAAAGCCTCACGGGACAGAACACGGCCACGAACCCCCCGGGCCTCACTGGGGTGAGCTTCTCCTCCTcgtcgtcctcctcctcctccagctcgCCCAGCAACGAGAACGCCACAGGCAACTCGTGA